ATGCCAGCTTGGTAAGTCTCGCTTCATTCGTATCGCATAGCCCTGCCAATACGGCATTCTCTGTTCTTTGAATGGCCTCGATATGCTTGATAGCAATATGACCACAGCCTACAATTGCAAAATGGATCATTTCTGTTCCTCCACCTCGCTTCACTGGACTATCAAAATTTACATAGATTCTGTATTTATGTGACGCAGCGGACGTCTGCGGGAGCCTCTCTTCCGTTCCAGATATAACACAATAACTAATCCCGCGAAGAAGCCAATAAAGGTGCCAATCGCCAGATTCAGCATCTTGCGCGGACTTACCGGAATCGATGCGTCCTCCATGTTGGCATAATCCAGTACAATCACATTCGCATTAGGAACGATATCTGTAGATTTTTCTATAAATGCATCCGCAAAGCTGTTAGCGATATCTACGGCCTCCTGGGGATGATCATGCTTGGCATATAGGATGATAACCAAAGTGCCAGGGTCTGTTCTGACCTTAACCCTCTCCAGAAGCTCATATGCCGTCTCCTTCGTATTCAATTTCTTCTTCGCTTCATTGGCGATATAACGACTCTGGATCGCATCCTCATATGTCTTCGTCAGGGCCTGGCTGGCCAAGAAGTCGTTATAAGTCCCCGATTCCGCCGAAGCCAGAGTTGCTACTAGACTAGCAGTGGCCTGATATTGAGGCTTTACAATTGCATTCAACAAAAAAACGCCTCCCACACAAATTAGAAGCGTAATCAAGAAGGCAATCATATGTTTCCTTACGGATTTGAATAAATAACTAAGATCCAAGCGGCGGTTCACCCCAAACTGTGGATTAATATGACAAATAATGAAGAACTGTGTCGACTAGGAAAAAAGTCACCAATTTAACACTTTTATATTAACACAAAACAAAAATCTTGGTACCTTTTTTTTCCTAACATTCTATTTTATTTTTGCATATATATAATATTCCTCACTTCGAAGAAATCTGGATTAAAGCAAAAAAAACCTTCCGGACAGCGTAACTGCCCAAAAGGTTCTCATCAATATTTTATATAAAAACATGCTTAGAAATTATCAGCGGATACCTCTACATTAACATTCGACTTCGCTAGCAAAATATTGAAGGACTTACTCTTCACTGTATTGTCCTTAACAACAATGTCCTTCTGGACACAGTTCTCCAAATAGGTGGATAAGTCGATTCCGCCCTTTGTTGTCTGAATCATGTTGCCTTTGATAGAGCCTTTCTCCGCATTCTGCCAAGTCCATATCCCCTTCTCGGCATTCTCAATCGTATTGCTGGTGATCTGGAATTGCTTCGTATTGCCGACCCGAATCGCTGTCGTGCCTTCTACTGCACTCTTGGAGCCCATCTTGATCTTATTGCCGTG
The window above is part of the Paenibacillus lutimineralis genome. Proteins encoded here:
- a CDS encoding GNVR domain-containing protein, whose protein sequence is MIAFLITLLICVGGVFLLNAIVKPQYQATASLVATLASAESGTYNDFLASQALTKTYEDAIQSRYIANEAKKKLNTKETAYELLERVKVRTDPGTLVIILYAKHDHPQEAVDIANSFADAFIEKSTDIVPNANVIVLDYANMEDASIPVSPRKMLNLAIGTFIGFFAGLVIVLYLERKRGSRRRPLRHINTESM